The following proteins are encoded in a genomic region of Ailuropoda melanoleuca isolate Jingjing chromosome 10, ASM200744v2, whole genome shotgun sequence:
- the FABP7 gene encoding fatty acid-binding protein, brain — protein MVEAFCATWKLTDSQNFDEYMKALGVGFATRQVGNVTKPTVIISQEGDKVFIRTQSTFKNTEISFHLGEEFDETTADDRNCKSVVSLDGDKLVHVQKWDGKETNFVREIKDGKMVMTLTFGDVVAVRHYEKA, from the exons ATGGTGGAGGCTTTCTGTGCCACCTGGAAGCTGACGGACAGCCAGAACTTTGATGAGTACATGAAGGCTCTAG GTGTGGGCTTTGCCACTAGGCAGGTGGGAAATGTGACCAAGCCAACGGTGATCATCAGTCAGGAGGGGGACAAAGTGTTTATCAGGACTCAAAGCACATTCAAGAACACAGAGATTAGTTTCCATCTGGGAGAAGAGTTCGACGAAACCACTGCAGATGACAGAAACTGTAAG TCTGTTGTTAGCCTGGATGGGGACAAACTGGTTCATGTACAGAAATGGGATggcaaagaaacaaattttgtaAGAGAAATTAAGGATGGCAAAATGGTTATG ACTCTTACTTTTGGTGATGTGGTTGCTGTCCGCCACTATGAGAAGGCATAG